A single Candidatus Anaeroferrophillus wilburensis DNA region contains:
- the phoU gene encoding phosphate signaling complex protein PhoU, with translation MSKHLERELNYLNKELMSIAAMVENATEKALTALVERREELAREVIEEDYLINDKEVKIEEECLKILALHQPVAVDLRFVITVLKINNDLERVGDLAVNIAERAVYLAAKEMLTVTLNFPKMAAGVKEMLQGSLDALTSRDTDLARRVIAMDDAIDDANREMYLALRRLMRDNPATINRALHLVSASRHLERIADLATNIAEDVIYMVEGEVVRHKAANFLKLEDKE, from the coding sequence ATGTCCAAACATCTAGAGCGGGAGCTGAATTACCTCAACAAAGAGTTGATGAGCATTGCCGCCATGGTTGAGAACGCAACGGAAAAGGCCCTGACTGCACTGGTGGAACGTCGTGAAGAACTGGCCAGGGAGGTCATTGAAGAAGATTATCTGATCAATGACAAAGAGGTAAAGATTGAGGAAGAATGCCTGAAAATTCTCGCCCTGCACCAACCGGTGGCCGTCGATCTTCGTTTTGTCATTACCGTCCTCAAAATCAACAATGATCTGGAGCGGGTCGGAGATCTGGCAGTCAATATTGCCGAACGAGCCGTGTATCTGGCCGCCAAAGAGATGCTGACGGTAACCCTCAATTTCCCCAAAATGGCTGCCGGCGTCAAGGAAATGCTGCAAGGCAGCCTTGATGCCCTGACCAGCAGGGATACCGACCTTGCCCGGCGAGTCATCGCCATGGATGATGCCATTGATGATGCCAACCGGGAAATGTACCTGGCTTTGCGGCGCCTGATGCGGGACAATCCGGCAACCATCAACAGAGCCCTGCACCTGGTTTCCGCCTCCCGTCACCTGGAGCGGATTGCCGATCTGGCCACCAATATCGCCGAAGATGTCATCTACATGGTTGAAGGCGAAGTTGTCCGCCACAAAGCGGCAAATTTTCTCAAGCTCGAAGATAAAGAGTAG
- a CDS encoding response regulator has translation MKKALIAVIEDEVDIREVLEYNLEREGYRVISAADGIHGLKLVLSEQPDLVLLDLMLPGLGGLDICRRLQANEETNAIPIIMVSARGEESDIVVGLKLGADDYIAKPFSPKELLARVEAVLRRGVLREGKELPERLQYQGLTIDLARHEILVDNLPATLTATEFKLLHFLASHPGRVFTRDHLLNHITGGNEFIIDRNIDVHIQSIRKKLADHRNYIETIRGVGYRFRDQKG, from the coding sequence ATGAAAAAAGCTTTGATTGCTGTCATTGAGGATGAAGTCGACATCCGCGAAGTACTGGAATACAACCTCGAGCGGGAAGGCTATCGGGTGATCAGTGCTGCCGACGGGATTCATGGACTCAAACTGGTGCTAAGCGAACAGCCAGACCTGGTACTTCTGGATCTGATGCTTCCCGGACTTGGCGGCCTGGATATCTGCCGGAGGCTGCAAGCCAACGAGGAAACCAATGCCATTCCGATCATCATGGTTTCCGCCCGCGGCGAGGAAAGCGATATTGTTGTCGGACTGAAGCTGGGAGCCGATGACTATATCGCCAAACCTTTCAGCCCCAAGGAACTGCTGGCCCGGGTTGAAGCGGTCCTTAGGCGGGGAGTCCTGCGGGAGGGAAAAGAGCTGCCGGAACGCCTCCAATACCAGGGTCTCACCATCGATCTGGCCCGCCATGAAATACTGGTGGACAATCTACCGGCAACCTTGACAGCGACGGAGTTTAAACTGCTCCACTTTCTGGCCAGCCATCCGGGACGGGTATTCACCCGGGATCACCTGCTGAACCATATAACCGGCGGCAATGAATTTATCATCGACCGGAACATCGATGTCCATATTCAGTCGATTCGCAAAAAACTGGCTGATCATCGCAATTACATCGAGACAATCCGCGGAGTTGGCTACCGGTTCCGCGATCAAAAGGGTTGA
- a CDS encoding TRAP transporter large permease, with protein sequence MSPCVIGIIGLGALILLLFAGIPVGFAMAVVGFCGFVKLVNLDAALSLLAKDVFSTFSSYGLTVIPLFIFMGQVSFHAGISRRLYDTAYAFIGHFRGGLAMATIGACTAFGAICGSSPATAATMATVALPEMKRYQYDMELATGAVASGGSLGMLIPPSVVFIVYGIMTEQSIGKLFMAGIIPGLIIAALFCVAIAISCRRNPELGPPGPPATLQEKIRSLKGTGETLLLFSLVMGGLFVGFFTPTEAGAVGALCSLLVAAMGGKLTWKKLLTSLFETTRTACMVMIIVTGAVVFGHFLAVTRIPYDLAGWVAGLPLPRFLIMMVIILVYLLGGCFIDALALILLTVPIFYPVILSLNYDPIWFGVIIVLVTQMGVISPPVGINVYVVKGVAPDIPLTTIFRGVLPFLVALVLGTILLIGLPPLSLFLPGLMR encoded by the coding sequence ATGAGCCCCTGCGTCATCGGCATCATCGGGCTGGGAGCCTTGATTCTTTTACTGTTTGCCGGCATCCCGGTAGGCTTTGCCATGGCGGTAGTGGGTTTTTGCGGCTTCGTCAAATTGGTCAACCTGGATGCCGCCCTCTCCCTGCTGGCTAAGGACGTTTTTTCCACTTTCAGTTCCTATGGCCTGACGGTTATTCCCCTGTTCATTTTTATGGGTCAGGTCTCTTTCCATGCCGGCATCAGCCGGCGCCTGTATGATACCGCCTATGCCTTCATCGGCCATTTTCGCGGCGGATTAGCCATGGCAACCATTGGTGCCTGCACCGCCTTTGGTGCCATCTGCGGTTCTTCTCCGGCCACCGCAGCCACCATGGCCACCGTTGCCCTGCCGGAAATGAAGCGCTACCAATACGACATGGAACTGGCCACCGGGGCGGTCGCTTCCGGCGGCAGCCTGGGGATGCTGATCCCCCCCAGCGTTGTTTTTATTGTCTACGGCATCATGACCGAGCAGTCGATCGGCAAGCTGTTTATGGCCGGCATCATCCCCGGATTGATTATCGCCGCGCTCTTCTGTGTTGCCATTGCGATTTCCTGCCGCCGCAACCCGGAACTGGGGCCGCCCGGGCCGCCGGCAACCCTGCAGGAAAAGATCCGCTCCCTGAAGGGTACCGGGGAAACCCTGCTGCTTTTTTCCCTGGTCATGGGTGGACTCTTTGTCGGCTTTTTCACCCCCACCGAAGCCGGTGCTGTCGGTGCCCTGTGCAGCCTGCTGGTGGCGGCCATGGGCGGCAAACTGACTTGGAAGAAACTGCTGACCTCACTTTTTGAAACCACCAGGACCGCCTGCATGGTGATGATTATTGTCACCGGCGCCGTTGTCTTTGGCCATTTTCTGGCAGTCACCAGAATTCCCTATGATCTGGCCGGCTGGGTCGCCGGACTGCCCCTGCCCCGCTTCCTGATCATGATGGTCATTATCCTGGTCTACCTGCTCGGCGGCTGTTTTATCGACGCCTTGGCCCTTATCCTGCTGACCGTACCGATCTTTTATCCGGTGATCCTCTCACTGAACTACGACCCGATATGGTTCGGCGTCATTATTGTCCTGGTAACCCAAATGGGGGTGATCTCGCCGCCGGTGGGCATTAATGTCTATGTGGTCAAAGGAGTGGCGCCCGACATCCCCCTGACCACCATCTTCCGCGGCGTCCTGCCGTTTCTGGTGGCCCTGGTTCTGGGAACCATTCTGCTGATTGGCCTGCCGCCGCTGTCGTTGTTCCTCCCCGGCCTGATGCGCTGA
- a CDS encoding TRAP transporter small permease gives MQRIIYSIVRLMNYLAAASVMAMTLLTSADVVLRLFKHPILGTYELVGLLGALTIAFAIPATTLANGHVAVEFVVDKLPRRFQNLVTGGTHLVSIALFGLITWQSYIYARDLQSTGEVTLSLQLPFYPVVYAIAAACLLVCCILLLKLFHADRQGVVS, from the coding sequence ATGCAGAGAATAATTTATTCCATTGTCCGGCTGATGAACTATCTGGCGGCCGCCAGCGTCATGGCTATGACCCTGCTGACGTCAGCCGATGTGGTTCTGCGGCTGTTCAAACACCCCATCCTGGGGACCTACGAACTTGTCGGCCTCCTGGGGGCACTCACCATTGCCTTTGCCATCCCCGCCACCACTCTGGCCAATGGTCATGTGGCGGTGGAGTTTGTCGTTGATAAACTGCCCCGGCGCTTCCAGAACCTGGTAACCGGCGGCACCCACTTGGTGAGCATCGCTCTCTTCGGCCTGATCACCTGGCAATCATACATTTATGCCCGTGATCTGCAAAGCACCGGTGAAGTTACTTTGAGCCTCCAGCTGCCGTTCTATCCGGTGGTCTACGCCATCGCAGCTGCCTGCCTGCTGGTCTGCTGCATCTTGCTTCTCAAGCTGTTCCATGCCGACAGGCAGGGTGTCGTTTCATGA
- a CDS encoding cytochrome C: MNYKKNLCLTVAAALGLVLILSSPVMAAEEICIACHEKVSPGQVADWRTSRHAGEDVTCSTCHGDKHQNADDGHLAQLPSEQVCAECHEEQFGQFSHGKHNFGWTSLNAMPITHVEPDELMEGGRGCGGCHNMGIKSDAQKQEQLDKGYRYQNNSCDECHTRHSFSKKEAQDPRACQQCHMGYDHPQWEMWSSSKHGSRWFAKEAGRLDKNAPAPTCQNCHMPDGNHNNHTAWGFLGVRLPLPKDRQWAADQVTILKALGVLNPETGEPTVRLEAVKAVDLARLTQEAWETEREKMIKTCTQCHAEQYARRQLEMGDTMLMKADRLLAEAIEVVAGLYKDGTIKKHDNYAFAYPDFLYFMRTGGGNLDQATFIEQVLFQMYMKHRMRTYQAHFHVNPDYAYWYGWAMMTKDLVEIKELAHTMRATHK, translated from the coding sequence ATGAACTACAAAAAAAATTTATGTCTCACGGTTGCCGCTGCCCTGGGTCTGGTCTTGATTCTCAGCAGCCCGGTCATGGCCGCGGAAGAGATATGCATTGCCTGCCATGAAAAAGTTTCTCCGGGGCAGGTGGCCGACTGGCGGACCAGCAGACATGCGGGGGAAGATGTCACCTGTTCAACCTGTCACGGTGACAAGCATCAGAATGCCGATGACGGTCATCTTGCCCAACTGCCCAGTGAACAGGTCTGTGCCGAATGTCATGAAGAACAGTTCGGGCAGTTTTCCCATGGCAAGCACAATTTTGGCTGGACATCCCTGAATGCCATGCCCATTACCCACGTGGAGCCGGATGAACTGATGGAAGGCGGCCGAGGCTGCGGCGGCTGCCACAACATGGGCATCAAGAGCGACGCCCAGAAGCAGGAGCAGCTGGACAAAGGCTACCGTTACCAGAACAACTCCTGTGACGAGTGCCACACCCGCCACAGCTTCTCAAAAAAGGAAGCCCAGGATCCCCGGGCTTGTCAGCAATGTCACATGGGCTACGACCATCCCCAGTGGGAGATGTGGAGCAGCTCAAAACATGGTTCCCGCTGGTTTGCCAAAGAAGCAGGCCGCTTGGATAAAAACGCCCCGGCGCCCACCTGCCAAAACTGCCACATGCCGGATGGCAACCACAATAACCATACCGCCTGGGGTTTTCTTGGCGTCCGCCTGCCGCTGCCCAAAGATAGACAGTGGGCCGCAGACCAGGTAACTATCCTCAAAGCCTTGGGGGTCTTGAACCCCGAAACCGGCGAACCCACCGTTCGACTCGAAGCGGTTAAAGCGGTTGACCTGGCCCGTCTGACCCAGGAAGCCTGGGAAACCGAGCGGGAAAAGATGATCAAAACCTGCACCCAGTGCCATGCAGAGCAGTATGCCCGCCGGCAATTGGAGATGGGTGACACCATGCTGATGAAAGCCGACCGGCTGTTGGCTGAAGCCATTGAAGTCGTTGCCGGGCTCTACAAGGACGGCACTATCAAGAAACATGACAACTATGCCTTTGCCTACCCTGACTTCCTCTATTTCATGCGGACCGGCGGCGGCAACCTGGACCAAGCAACCTTCATTGAGCAGGTGTTGTTTCAGATGTACATGAAACACCGGATGCGCACCTACCAGGCTCATTTCCACGTCAATCCCGACTATGCCTACTGGTACGGCTGGGCAATGATGACCAAGGATCTGGTGGAAATCAAGGAACTGGCCCATACCATGCGCGCCACCCATAAATAA
- a CDS encoding HAMP domain-containing protein, whose translation MLRSRLLWKIYTVFAVAILLSAVIVGSLVIKHLKHDTHSDIQNSLQAQAALLAELATPYFGKFSDKRLLQQKVHALGGEIGTRLTVISPDGIVLADSEKNPQAMDNHGSRPEIMESRYHACGVALRLSDTLKTQMMYLARAVYANQELLGYVRSSLPLATINQQLARIRWLVASSIGLITVTALLLGFFLARHFIRPLTRMTEMAEAMAEGNFDGKLKIQRKDEVGRLAQSLNRMAVNSRQRLETINTDRHKLNAILASMTEGVVAVNQDKQIIHINDAAARLLAVDPATCFGRSIWEVSRRQPLCDILASDSTTLQETKTSMKISYGTRNQEIEIHAAPLKDGSGQPVGAMAVLHDVSELRHLETVRRDFVVNASHELKTPITAIRGLVETILDDFDHMSPEQQLLFLQKIRNQSVRLSAIVVDLMALSRFETRDDLMLTIPLDLADIATQAIKSLTPSAEEKELQLDLELAEIPLEFIGDEDAITQAVTNLLDNAIKYTPPHGHVWVRLRTFGNEAIIEVADNGIGIEPKDQQRIFERFYRVDKARSRELGGTGLGLAIVRHIAMVYRGRVEVESVPGRGSTFRLILPLAPENTGQK comes from the coding sequence ATGCTGCGTTCACGCCTGTTATGGAAAATCTATACCGTTTTTGCCGTCGCTATTCTGCTGTCCGCCGTCATCGTTGGCAGCTTGGTCATCAAGCACCTGAAGCATGATACCCACAGTGACATTCAAAACTCTCTCCAGGCCCAGGCCGCCTTACTGGCCGAGCTGGCCACCCCTTACTTTGGAAAGTTTTCCGACAAGCGGCTTTTGCAGCAGAAAGTCCACGCCCTGGGTGGGGAAATCGGTACCCGGCTGACGGTCATCAGTCCCGATGGCATTGTCCTGGCCGATTCGGAAAAAAATCCGCAGGCAATGGACAACCATGGGAGCCGTCCGGAAATCATGGAATCCCGCTACCATGCCTGTGGCGTCGCCCTGCGGCTCAGCGACACCCTGAAGACCCAGATGATGTATCTGGCCCGCGCTGTCTATGCCAACCAGGAACTGCTTGGTTATGTGAGAAGTTCGCTGCCCCTGGCAACCATTAACCAGCAGCTCGCCAGAATCAGGTGGCTGGTTGCCTCCAGCATCGGTCTCATAACCGTGACCGCCCTCCTGCTGGGCTTTTTTCTGGCCCGACATTTTATTCGACCATTAACCAGGATGACCGAGATGGCCGAAGCCATGGCAGAGGGGAACTTTGACGGCAAGCTGAAGATACAGCGCAAGGATGAGGTCGGCAGGCTTGCCCAGTCCCTCAACCGGATGGCAGTCAATTCCCGCCAACGCCTGGAAACCATCAATACCGATCGCCATAAACTTAATGCCATCCTCGCCAGCATGACGGAAGGGGTGGTGGCGGTAAACCAGGATAAACAGATTATTCACATAAATGACGCCGCCGCCAGACTTTTAGCAGTTGACCCGGCAACCTGTTTCGGCAGATCCATCTGGGAAGTGAGCAGGCGACAGCCGCTGTGCGACATCCTTGCCAGTGACAGCACGACTTTGCAAGAAACAAAAACCTCCATGAAGATCTCCTATGGAACCAGAAATCAGGAAATTGAAATCCATGCAGCCCCCCTGAAGGATGGTTCCGGACAGCCGGTGGGCGCTATGGCGGTGCTGCACGACGTCTCCGAGCTGCGCCACCTGGAAACTGTCCGCCGTGATTTTGTCGTTAATGCGTCCCACGAGTTGAAAACCCCCATTACCGCCATCAGGGGACTGGTGGAAACCATCCTTGATGACTTCGATCACATGTCCCCGGAGCAGCAGCTTCTCTTTCTCCAGAAGATCCGCAACCAGTCAGTTCGGCTGTCAGCAATCGTTGTTGATCTCATGGCCCTTTCCCGCTTTGAAACCCGGGATGATCTGATGCTCACCATTCCCCTTGACTTGGCAGACATCGCTACCCAGGCCATCAAAAGTCTGACCCCCTCGGCTGAGGAAAAGGAGCTGCAGCTTGATCTGGAGTTGGCTGAAATACCGCTGGAATTCATTGGCGATGAAGACGCTATCACCCAGGCAGTCACCAATCTACTTGATAACGCCATAAAATACACCCCCCCGCATGGTCATGTCTGGGTACGCTTGCGAACCTTTGGCAATGAGGCAATAATCGAAGTGGCAGACAACGGCATCGGCATTGAACCAAAAGATCAACAGCGTATATTTGAACGCTTCTACCGGGTCGACAAAGCCCGTTCGCGTGAGCTCGGCGGCACCGGGCTTGGCCTTGCCATTGTCAGGCATATTGCTATGGTCTACCGCGGCCGGGTTGAAGTTGAAAGTGTCCCGGGCCGGGGGAGCACCTTTCGCCTTATCCTGCCGCTGGCACCCGAAAATACGGGTCAAAAGTAA
- a CDS encoding arsenate reductase ArsC, giving the protein MAEKIRILFLCTGNSCRSQMAEAWTRQLKGALINPYSAGILKHGLNPDAVTVMREAGIDISGYRSKTVSELPADLTFHYVITLCDNAAETCPFFPAETAVMHRGFDDPPQLARGAATTEERLAPYRRVRDEIKAFILTLPPALSTT; this is encoded by the coding sequence ATGGCCGAAAAAATCCGCATTCTTTTCCTGTGCACCGGCAACTCCTGTCGCAGTCAGATGGCGGAAGCCTGGACTCGGCAGCTGAAGGGGGCTCTTATCAATCCTTATTCCGCCGGCATCCTGAAACATGGCCTCAACCCCGACGCGGTCACCGTCATGAGGGAAGCAGGCATCGACATCTCCGGCTACCGGAGCAAGACCGTCAGCGAGCTTCCCGCCGATCTCACCTTCCACTATGTTATAACCCTGTGCGACAATGCGGCTGAAACCTGTCCGTTTTTCCCGGCGGAAACCGCCGTCATGCACCGCGGCTTCGATGATCCGCCACAGCTTGCCCGTGGTGCCGCGACAACAGAAGAGCGTCTGGCACCCTACCGGCGGGTAAGGGATGAGATAAAGGCCTTCATCCTGACACTTCCCCCAGCCCTCAGCACAACCTGA
- a CDS encoding TRAP transporter substrate-binding protein, whose protein sequence is MIRRRSLLFSTVLLLAMGMMVAVPGNALAKEKKIRLSYSIFFPPTHAQCKAGEAWAKEIEKRSGGKVEIIVYPGGTLTKAPQVYDGVVKGISDIGMSCFAYTRGRFPLLEGLDLPVGYPDGKTATRIATAITKKFNPQEIQDTKVLYVHAHGPGVLHMKKKPVQNLDDLKGMKIRSTGLSAKIIQSLGGLPVAMPQGDTYEALQKGTVDGTIGPIEVLKGWKQGEVVKYSTDIPAIGYTTSMFVVMNLNKWQALPDDIKQIFDDVSAEWVDIQGAAWDEADAAGRAYTLERGNQVDALTPDESKRWVDKVKPILDDYVAKTTAAGLPGDKVLAEIKTMLQ, encoded by the coding sequence ATGATCAGAAGAAGATCGCTATTGTTCAGCACAGTCCTGCTGCTTGCCATGGGAATGATGGTGGCGGTACCCGGCAATGCTCTGGCCAAAGAAAAGAAAATCCGCCTTTCTTACAGCATCTTTTTTCCCCCCACCCATGCCCAGTGTAAAGCCGGCGAAGCATGGGCCAAGGAAATCGAAAAAAGAAGTGGTGGCAAAGTAGAGATCATTGTTTATCCCGGTGGCACGCTGACCAAAGCGCCCCAGGTCTACGATGGCGTGGTCAAGGGAATCTCTGACATCGGCATGTCCTGCTTTGCCTACACCCGGGGAAGATTCCCCCTTCTGGAAGGTCTGGATCTGCCAGTCGGATACCCTGACGGCAAGACTGCCACCCGTATTGCCACGGCAATCACCAAAAAATTCAATCCCCAGGAAATCCAGGACACCAAAGTCCTCTATGTCCATGCCCATGGTCCCGGCGTCCTGCACATGAAGAAAAAACCGGTACAGAATCTGGATGATCTCAAAGGAATGAAAATCCGCTCAACCGGACTCAGCGCCAAAATAATCCAGAGCCTCGGCGGACTTCCCGTTGCCATGCCCCAGGGAGACACCTACGAAGCCCTGCAGAAAGGAACCGTTGATGGCACCATCGGCCCCATAGAAGTACTCAAAGGCTGGAAACAGGGTGAAGTGGTGAAGTACAGCACCGATATCCCGGCGATCGGCTATACAACCTCTATGTTTGTGGTTATGAATCTGAATAAATGGCAGGCGCTGCCTGATGATATTAAGCAGATTTTTGACGACGTCAGTGCTGAGTGGGTCGATATCCAGGGAGCTGCCTGGGACGAAGCCGATGCCGCCGGCCGGGCCTACACCCTGGAACGGGGCAACCAGGTCGACGCCCTCACCCCGGATGAAAGCAAACGGTGGGTTGATAAAGTCAAACCGATTCTGGATGACTATGTGGCCAAAACCACTGCCGCCGGCTTGCCCGGTGACAAGGTCCTAGCCGAAATCAAAACCATGCTGCAGTAA
- the pstC gene encoding phosphate ABC transporter permease subunit PstC, whose translation MSSLLIFALLCLTATAYVLGRQRSLKAAKRAGGISKLHSRPSYYGTLVALWCGLPAFLLYGIWQAGESSIITRLVTASLPEHIRSLPANELGLLMNDVKNMVAGNIVSSHMNQEMLAAAEHYRSLLSISHATIAVLVLVLAITATLLVARCIKPTMRARNQVEKVMNLLLLASSTLAVFTTIGIVLSVLFEAIRFFRTIPVSDFLFGLTWSPQMAIRTDQVGSSGAFGAVPIFTGTLMIAGIAMMVAVPLGLMSAIYLSEYARPAARTVVKPLLEILAGIPTVVYGFFAALTVAPLVRGFGSRLGLDVSSESALVAGLVMGIMIIPFISSLSDDVINAVPQSLRDGAYALGATTSETIRQVVIPAALPGIVSGVLLAVSRAIGETMIVVMAAGLSANLTANPMQAVTTVTVQIVTLLVGDQEFDSPKTLAAFALGLVLFIITLVLNIIALQVVKKYREQYE comes from the coding sequence ATGTCTTCACTCTTGATTTTTGCTCTGCTGTGTCTGACCGCCACTGCTTACGTACTCGGACGCCAACGTTCGCTGAAGGCTGCTAAGCGGGCCGGCGGCATCAGCAAGCTGCATTCACGGCCATCATACTATGGAACCTTGGTCGCTCTCTGGTGCGGCCTGCCGGCTTTTTTGCTCTACGGCATCTGGCAGGCAGGCGAGTCAAGCATCATCACCCGCCTGGTTACCGCCTCCCTGCCGGAACACATCCGCTCACTGCCGGCCAATGAGCTGGGCCTGCTGATGAATGACGTCAAGAATATGGTCGCCGGCAACATTGTTTCATCGCACATGAACCAGGAAATGCTTGCTGCCGCCGAACATTATCGCTCACTGCTGTCCATAAGCCATGCGACCATTGCCGTTCTGGTGCTCGTTCTGGCGATCACCGCAACGCTCCTTGTTGCCCGTTGCATCAAACCGACGATGAGAGCCCGCAATCAGGTTGAAAAGGTCATGAACCTTCTGCTGCTCGCCTCATCAACGCTGGCCGTGTTCACTACCATCGGCATTGTTTTATCAGTCCTTTTTGAAGCCATCCGTTTCTTCAGAACGATTCCTGTCAGTGATTTCCTTTTCGGACTCACCTGGAGTCCGCAGATGGCTATCAGAACCGACCAGGTAGGCTCTTCCGGAGCGTTCGGAGCGGTGCCGATTTTCACCGGCACTTTGATGATTGCCGGGATCGCCATGATGGTAGCTGTTCCCTTGGGACTGATGTCAGCCATCTACCTGTCGGAATATGCCCGTCCTGCCGCACGTACGGTCGTCAAACCGCTTCTGGAAATCCTTGCCGGCATTCCAACGGTGGTCTATGGCTTTTTTGCCGCCCTGACCGTTGCCCCCCTGGTGCGTGGTTTCGGCAGCCGCCTCGGGCTTGACGTGTCATCGGAAAGTGCCCTGGTTGCCGGGCTGGTTATGGGAATCATGATTATTCCGTTTATCTCCTCCCTTTCCGATGACGTCATCAATGCGGTACCTCAATCTCTGCGGGACGGAGCTTATGCCCTGGGGGCCACCACATCGGAAACCATCCGCCAAGTGGTGATTCCGGCTGCATTGCCGGGAATCGTCAGCGGCGTCCTGCTGGCTGTTTCCCGGGCCATCGGTGAAACCATGATTGTCGTCATGGCCGCCGGCCTGAGTGCCAACCTGACCGCCAATCCCATGCAGGCGGTGACCACCGTAACCGTTCAGATTGTCACCCTGCTGGTGGGCGACCAGGAATTTGACAGCCCCAAAACATTGGCGGCTTTTGCCCTTGGTCTAGTGCTCTTCATCATCACCCTGGTGCTCAACATCATCGCTCTACAGGTGGTCAAAAAATATCGTGAACAGTATGAATAA